Proteins from a single region of Caloramator sp. E03:
- a CDS encoding alanine/glycine:cation symporter family protein, which produces MLQIIKNINSILWGYILIFLLCGTGIYFTILLKGVQIRKFKDGFKRTFGGIKLKGDAAGKEGMSSFQALATAIAAQVGTGNLAGAATAIASGGPGAIFWMWLSAFFGMSTLFSEAILAQVYKEKVDGEVTGGPAYYIKKGLGSNALAVFFSISIILALGFMGNMVQSNSIGTAFSNIFGISPIFVGIILSIIAAFIFIGGIKRIASVTEKIVPIMAAFYIIGGLFIIIKNIGSFLPALKMIFVGAFNPKAATGGLIGATVKQAVRYGVARGLFSNEAGMGSTPHAHAVAKVKHPAEQGVVGIISVFIDTFVVLTITAFVILTTGALDGKTTGITLTQNAFVKGMGSFGGYFIAISLFFFAFSTIIGWYFFGEANVKFLFGNKGLLPYRILVVVFIALGTTLEVPLVWELSDMFNGFMVIPNLIALIALSKVVKKSLEEYENLK; this is translated from the coding sequence ATGCTGCAAATAATAAAGAACATAAACAGTATTCTTTGGGGATACATATTGATATTCTTACTATGTGGAACGGGAATATATTTTACAATTCTTTTAAAAGGCGTTCAAATAAGAAAGTTCAAGGACGGATTTAAAAGAACCTTTGGAGGAATAAAGCTAAAGGGAGACGCCGCTGGAAAGGAGGGTATGTCATCCTTTCAAGCCCTTGCAACTGCAATAGCTGCACAGGTTGGAACGGGTAACCTTGCAGGTGCAGCAACTGCCATAGCATCAGGCGGACCTGGCGCAATATTTTGGATGTGGCTAAGTGCCTTCTTTGGAATGAGCACCCTTTTTTCAGAAGCAATTTTAGCTCAGGTATATAAAGAAAAGGTAGATGGAGAGGTTACAGGCGGGCCTGCCTACTATATTAAAAAAGGATTAGGAAGCAATGCTCTTGCTGTATTCTTCTCAATTTCAATAATTCTCGCCCTCGGATTCATGGGAAACATGGTTCAATCCAACTCAATAGGAACCGCTTTTTCTAACATATTTGGAATAAGCCCTATATTCGTAGGAATAATTCTATCAATAATTGCTGCATTTATATTTATTGGAGGCATTAAAAGAATCGCTTCTGTTACAGAAAAAATCGTTCCAATAATGGCTGCTTTTTATATTATAGGTGGACTATTCATAATAATAAAAAATATAGGTTCATTTTTGCCAGCACTAAAAATGATATTCGTTGGTGCATTTAATCCAAAGGCTGCAACGGGTGGATTAATAGGTGCTACTGTAAAGCAGGCTGTAAGATACGGAGTTGCAAGGGGTCTTTTCTCAAACGAGGCCGGTATGGGTTCAACTCCACATGCCCATGCAGTAGCAAAGGTAAAGCATCCTGCAGAACAGGGCGTCGTTGGAATTATAAGCGTATTTATAGACACCTTCGTAGTTCTTACAATTACTGCCTTTGTAATTCTTACAACAGGTGCTTTAGATGGGAAAACAACAGGCATAACCTTAACTCAAAATGCCTTTGTAAAAGGAATGGGCTCCTTTGGAGGATATTTTATCGCAATATCTCTATTCTTCTTTGCCTTCTCAACTATAATTGGATGGTATTTCTTTGGCGAGGCAAACGTTAAATTTTTATTCGGAAATAAAGGACTTTTACCCTATAGAATCCTTGTTGTAGTATTTATAGCCCTTGGAACAACTCTTGAAGTTCCTCTTGTTTGGGAACTTTCTGATATGTTTAACGGCTTTATGGTAATACCAAATCTTATAGCATTAATCGCTCTTTCAAAAGTTGTTAAAAAATCCCTTGAGGAATATGAAAATTTAAAATAA
- a CDS encoding carbohydrate kinase family protein has translation MEKRCIINNNDYVLALGGANVDIQGVPKDKLIFRDSNIGTLNISLGGVARNIAENLSRLGIFVKLLTAIGDDLYGNKILEHCKDLKIDVSDVIVSKKHSTSTYLSILDEKKDMAVALSCMDVCDEITIDYIKSKENILKDSKICIADTNLSREVLEYITQIKDVNIFLDTVSTSKAKRVKDFIGRFHTIKPNRYEAQVLTGINVDSIDNAKRACEYLLNKGVKRVFLSLGEEGVISAGEEFDMFKINMLKIKVVNATGAGDAFLAGLAFGDLKGMSIIECAKFAMSCAAIALSSENTISDEMSVENVNKKMKEMELCLKNI, from the coding sequence ATGGAGAAAAGGTGTATTATAAATAATAATGATTATGTTTTGGCACTTGGAGGGGCGAATGTTGATATACAGGGCGTCCCTAAGGATAAGCTTATATTTAGGGATTCTAACATAGGAACTTTGAATATTTCTTTAGGAGGCGTTGCAAGAAATATAGCTGAGAACCTCTCAAGGCTTGGAATTTTTGTGAAGCTTTTAACCGCCATAGGGGATGATTTATACGGCAATAAAATATTAGAGCACTGCAAAGATTTAAAAATTGACGTAAGCGATGTTATAGTTTCAAAAAAGCATAGCACATCAACTTACTTATCGATTCTTGATGAAAAAAAGGATATGGCAGTAGCTCTCTCCTGTATGGATGTATGTGATGAGATAACCATTGATTATATTAAATCTAAAGAAAATATTTTAAAAGATTCAAAGATATGCATTGCAGATACAAACCTTTCAAGGGAAGTTTTAGAATACATAACTCAGATTAAGGATGTAAATATTTTTTTAGATACGGTTTCAACCTCAAAGGCTAAAAGAGTTAAGGATTTTATAGGAAGGTTTCACACAATTAAACCTAATAGATATGAGGCACAGGTTTTAACAGGGATAAATGTTGATAGTATAGATAATGCTAAAAGAGCCTGTGAATATCTTTTAAATAAAGGAGTAAAAAGGGTGTTTCTGAGCCTTGGGGAAGAGGGAGTCATAAGTGCAGGGGAAGAATTTGACATGTTTAAAATTAATATGTTAAAGATTAAGGTTGTAAATGCAACAGGAGCAGGGGATGCCTTTTTAGCAGGCCTTGCTTTTGGGGATCTAAAGGGAATGAGCATTATAGAGTGCGCAAAGTTTGCTATGTCCTGTGCAGCAATAGCCCTGTCATCTGAAAATACTATTTCTGATGAAATGTCAGTTGAAAATGTTAATAAAAAAATGAAGGAGATGGAATTATGCTTGAAAAATATTTAG
- a CDS encoding MFS transporter — protein sequence MKEYKVYPYRWVVLFCTLPILAMTNVFWLTFAPITSQAIKFYNVSPIYIAFLSMIYMIVYIVAALPVSYLIDKKGFKISMLIGALLTAVFGMLRGIFADNYIVVSLCQTAIALGQPFLVNSITKIAANWFPLYERATASGIATMAGYIGMIAAMLLSPRLYLSLGLPKLLMQYGYASVFCAIIFIIFSKEKPEILVDETNNIKEEFTFSKTKSLLSNNNYIRLMVCMFVLMGIFNAVMTWIEEMLRPKGISSVQAGTIGGILIIVGLVGAVILPMVSDRIKKRKPLLVWPILFAVIPFAVLTFSKSYAVILICCSAFGFFIMGIGPIAFQYGAEIAYPIPEGTSFGILMLMGQISGIIFIFLMDYLGSLAGGNMVYSLLFFTVLIFLTFLYARKFEESPLILTEAKDNFDDDVIIKLRQKLCDGGLRLLESGLVSGTWGNLSLRINNDYMLITPSGIPYKSLKPEDMVIVNINDLSYEGKLKPSGETGLHAKIYKTRREINAVIHTHSQSACTVAAARLQVPPLLDDMAQIIGPSIRVADYAIPGTKKLITNTIKALKGRNGVLLANHGAVCIGRSLNEAFTACEILEKSCKTLIETKLLEKGVPLSKFESYIMHQYFLKKYSKKSLTK from the coding sequence TTGAAAGAATATAAAGTATATCCATATAGGTGGGTTGTGCTTTTTTGTACACTTCCAATACTTGCAATGACAAATGTTTTCTGGCTTACTTTTGCACCTATAACAAGTCAGGCAATAAAATTCTATAATGTTTCTCCTATTTATATAGCATTTCTTTCAATGATTTATATGATAGTCTATATAGTTGCAGCACTGCCTGTATCATATCTAATTGATAAAAAAGGATTTAAAATTTCTATGCTCATAGGTGCCCTTCTTACTGCTGTTTTTGGAATGCTAAGAGGTATCTTTGCAGATAACTATATTGTAGTTTCATTATGCCAGACAGCCATAGCTCTTGGGCAGCCCTTTCTTGTAAACTCAATAACAAAGATTGCTGCGAATTGGTTTCCTCTATATGAGAGAGCTACTGCATCAGGCATAGCAACTATGGCAGGGTATATTGGCATGATTGCAGCAATGCTTTTATCACCTCGACTATATTTATCTTTAGGTCTTCCAAAGCTTCTTATGCAATATGGTTATGCCTCCGTATTCTGCGCTATCATTTTTATAATATTTTCAAAGGAAAAGCCTGAAATCTTAGTAGATGAAACAAATAATATTAAAGAAGAATTTACTTTTTCAAAAACAAAGTCTTTATTAAGCAATAATAATTATATAAGGCTCATGGTATGTATGTTTGTCCTTATGGGAATTTTTAACGCTGTTATGACATGGATTGAAGAGATGCTTCGTCCAAAGGGAATTAGCTCTGTACAGGCAGGAACAATAGGAGGAATACTAATAATAGTTGGTCTTGTAGGCGCTGTTATTCTTCCTATGGTATCAGACAGGATTAAAAAAAGAAAACCTTTATTAGTATGGCCTATACTTTTTGCTGTAATTCCCTTTGCAGTACTCACCTTTTCAAAGAGTTATGCTGTTATATTAATTTGCTGTTCAGCATTTGGCTTTTTTATAATGGGTATTGGGCCAATCGCATTTCAATACGGAGCTGAAATTGCATATCCAATACCTGAAGGAACTTCCTTTGGTATTTTAATGCTTATGGGACAAATATCTGGGATAATTTTTATATTTTTAATGGATTATTTAGGCAGTCTTGCAGGAGGAAACATGGTATATTCCCTTCTTTTCTTTACAGTTCTTATCTTTTTAACTTTTCTCTATGCAAGAAAATTTGAGGAATCACCATTAATTCTTACTGAAGCAAAGGACAATTTTGATGATGATGTTATTATAAAACTAAGGCAGAAACTGTGTGATGGAGGTTTAAGACTTTTAGAATCTGGACTTGTAAGTGGAACATGGGGAAATTTAAGCCTCAGGATAAATAATGATTACATGCTCATAACTCCAAGCGGAATACCATATAAATCTTTAAAACCTGAAGATATGGTAATAGTAAATATAAATGATTTAAGCTATGAGGGTAAGCTTAAACCTTCAGGTGAGACCGGTCTTCACGCTAAAATATATAAAACAAGAAGGGAGATAAATGCAGTAATTCATACTCATTCACAGAGTGCCTGCACAGTTGCAGCTGCAAGGCTTCAAGTCCCTCCTCTTCTTGATGATATGGCACAGATAATAGGTCCTTCAATAAGGGTTGCTGATTATGCAATACCAGGAACTAAAAAATTGATAACAAATACAATAAAGGCATTAAAAGGGCGAAATGGAGTTCTTCTTGCAAATCACGGGGCTGTATGTATAGGAAGAAGCCTTAATGAAGCTTTCACAGCATGCGAAATACTTGAAAAATCATGCAAAACCCTCATTGAGACAAAATTACTTGAAAAAGGAGTCCCCCTTAGCAAATTTGAAAGTTATATTATGCATCAATACTTCTTAAAAAAATATTCTAAAAAGTCACTGACAAAATGA
- a CDS encoding DEAD/DEAH box helicase, whose product MELKDGLYEQVINRIISENINLLNDRKLIQKENIDEEESSLILSQYLYAVLKKALSYISDDDKLQRQIEVANKIIMLLKHALNDESITEYLITEDAKMLLSIFDKVNSKYAVINENKIVRPATPLSKSSIFTGSSSEPSLVSELKKEILTADRIDMLVSFIKWSGLRLIADEIVEFTKDRKLRVITTSYMGATDYKAVEFLSKLPNTEIKISYNTKRTRLHAKSYMFYRNTGFSTAYIGSSNLSNAAISSGLEWNIKVTEQDMKDIMKKFEATFEAYWHDREFTSFHPSDADILKNAIEKEKRASYETFEYGFDIQPYSYQREILEKLKAEREIHGKYKNLIVAATGTGKTVISAFDYKNFRKENPTNNRLLFIAHREEILKQSIGAFRGILKDQNFGDLWVGSFEPQQIDHLFMSIQTFNSKEFYNITTPDFYDFIIIDEFHHSAAPSYQKLIDYYKPKILLGLTATPERMDGKDITEYFDGRIAAEIRLSEAIDRKLLCPFQYFGVSDNVDLSNLRWSRGGYEKNDLDKLYTHNTKRSELIINSINKYVSDIKDIIGLGFCVSVEHAKYMADFFNKKGIPSIALHSGSGDDERFSTQEKLKNKEINFIFVVDLYNEGVDIPEINTVLFLRPTESLTVFLQQLGRGLRLCEGKECLTVLDFIGQAHKKYNFEEKFKALLGKCRSSLQREIQNGFPNVPKGCYIQLEKLSQKYVLDNIKSYFNNRSSIVNRISTFEEDCGKKLTLLNFIEHYHISLKDIYSKDNWSRLCVQAGVKDDFVNSDERKLTKALLRVSHINSKTWIDILLKYLNNIDKIDENNMTEDEVKMLTMFHYTIWQEPLYVMGFKSLKDSFKRVRKNDELFSELIEILKYNYEKIDFIDKKIDLGFSCPLYLHCTYSRDEILSALGYFTLHKKPSQREGVLYIEDKNVDVLFVTLNKSEKDYSPSTLYDDYAIDEFLFHWQSQSTTSDASKTGQRYINHKKHGGKVLLFVREYKMENGIASPYYYLGPADYVSHSGSRPMNVIWRLENEIPAFLLTKANKMIAL is encoded by the coding sequence ATGGAGCTTAAAGATGGCCTTTATGAGCAGGTTATAAACAGAATAATTTCTGAGAATATTAATTTGCTTAATGATAGGAAACTGATACAAAAGGAAAATATTGATGAAGAAGAAAGCAGCTTAATATTATCTCAATATTTATATGCAGTTTTAAAAAAGGCTTTAAGTTATATTAGTGATGATGACAAATTGCAAAGGCAAATAGAAGTCGCAAATAAAATTATTATGCTTTTAAAGCATGCACTTAATGATGAGAGCATTACAGAGTATCTAATAACTGAGGATGCGAAGATGCTTCTATCAATTTTTGATAAGGTAAATTCAAAGTATGCAGTTATAAATGAGAATAAGATAGTAAGGCCTGCAACCCCTCTTTCTAAAAGCTCTATTTTTACCGGCTCAAGCAGCGAGCCAAGTTTAGTGAGCGAGCTGAAGAAGGAGATTTTAACGGCAGACAGAATAGATATGCTTGTTTCATTTATTAAATGGAGCGGCCTTAGGCTTATTGCTGATGAAATAGTTGAATTTACAAAGGATAGAAAGCTTAGAGTTATTACAACCTCCTATATGGGAGCAACGGATTATAAGGCTGTTGAATTTCTCTCAAAGCTTCCTAATACTGAGATAAAAATTTCATATAATACAAAAAGAACAAGGCTTCATGCAAAATCCTATATGTTTTATAGAAATACTGGGTTTAGCACAGCCTATATAGGTTCTTCAAATTTATCTAACGCGGCGATTTCAAGCGGCCTTGAGTGGAATATTAAAGTTACAGAGCAGGACATGAAGGACATTATGAAAAAATTTGAGGCAACCTTTGAAGCATACTGGCACGATAGGGAGTTTACTTCTTTTCATCCTTCTGATGCTGATATTTTAAAAAATGCAATTGAAAAAGAAAAAAGAGCCAGCTATGAAACATTCGAATATGGTTTTGATATTCAGCCCTATTCATATCAAAGAGAAATATTAGAAAAGCTGAAGGCTGAAAGGGAAATTCATGGTAAGTATAAAAATCTTATAGTTGCAGCTACAGGAACAGGCAAGACGGTTATTTCAGCCTTTGATTATAAAAATTTTAGAAAAGAAAATCCTACTAATAACAGACTTCTTTTTATAGCCCACAGAGAAGAAATATTAAAGCAGAGCATAGGAGCCTTTAGAGGAATTTTAAAGGATCAGAATTTTGGGGATCTTTGGGTAGGAAGCTTTGAGCCACAGCAAATCGACCACCTTTTTATGTCGATTCAGACCTTTAATTCAAAGGAGTTTTATAATATAACTACTCCTGATTTTTACGATTTTATTATAATAGATGAATTTCATCACTCAGCAGCCCCATCCTATCAAAAGCTTATAGATTACTATAAACCCAAGATATTATTAGGTCTTACTGCAACTCCAGAGAGGATGGACGGAAAGGATATTACTGAATATTTTGATGGAAGAATAGCAGCAGAGATTAGATTGAGTGAGGCGATAGATAGAAAGCTTCTATGCCCTTTCCAATATTTTGGGGTTTCCGATAATGTTGACCTTAGCAATTTAAGATGGAGCAGAGGGGGGTATGAAAAGAACGATCTTGATAAGCTCTATACTCATAATACAAAAAGGTCGGAGCTTATTATAAATTCCATAAATAAATATGTAAGCGATATTAAAGATATAATAGGATTAGGATTTTGTGTTAGCGTAGAACATGCAAAATATATGGCTGATTTTTTTAATAAAAAGGGCATACCATCTATTGCATTGCATTCAGGTTCAGGGGATGATGAAAGGTTTAGTACTCAGGAGAAATTAAAGAATAAGGAGATAAACTTCATATTTGTAGTTGACCTTTATAACGAAGGAGTTGATATACCTGAAATCAATACGGTTTTGTTTTTAAGGCCTACGGAAAGTTTAACGGTATTTCTTCAACAGCTTGGGAGAGGGCTTAGGTTATGCGAAGGAAAGGAATGCTTAACAGTTCTTGACTTTATAGGTCAGGCACATAAAAAGTATAACTTTGAAGAAAAGTTCAAGGCATTATTAGGTAAGTGCCGAAGTTCCCTTCAAAGGGAGATACAAAATGGTTTTCCTAACGTTCCTAAGGGATGCTATATACAGCTTGAAAAGCTTTCTCAAAAATATGTTTTAGATAACATAAAAAGCTATTTTAACAATAGAAGCAGTATAGTAAACAGGATAAGTACATTTGAAGAAGATTGCGGTAAAAAATTGACTCTTTTAAATTTTATAGAGCATTATCATATTTCTTTAAAGGATATATATTCAAAGGATAATTGGAGCAGATTATGCGTTCAGGCAGGAGTTAAGGATGATTTTGTAAATTCTGATGAGAGAAAACTAACAAAGGCTCTTTTAAGGGTTTCTCACATTAACTCTAAAACGTGGATTGATATTTTACTAAAATATTTAAATAACATAGATAAAATCGATGAAAATAATATGACAGAAGACGAAGTAAAAATGCTTACTATGTTTCATTATACAATTTGGCAGGAACCTCTTTATGTTATGGGTTTTAAATCACTAAAGGATAGTTTTAAAAGGGTAAGAAAAAATGATGAATTGTTTAGTGAACTTATTGAAATTTTAAAATATAACTATGAAAAAATAGATTTTATAGATAAAAAGATAGATTTAGGCTTTTCCTGCCCATTATATTTGCACTGCACCTACAGCAGGGATGAGATACTTTCAGCATTAGGATACTTTACATTACATAAGAAACCTTCCCAAAGAGAAGGTGTATTGTATATTGAAGATAAAAACGTTGATGTACTCTTTGTAACCCTTAATAAATCTGAGAAGGATTATTCTCCCTCTACACTGTATGATGATTATGCAATAGATGAATTCCTATTTCACTGGCAGTCACAGAGTACAACTTCCGATGCTTCAAAGACAGGACAAAGATATATAAATCACAAAAAACATGGAGGGAAGGTTTTATTGTTTGTAAGGGAGTATAAGATGGAAAATGGCATCGCTTCCCCATATTATTATCTTGGACCTGCAGATTATGTAAGCCACAGCGGAAGCAGACCTATGAATGTTATATGGAGACTTGAAAATGAAATTCCTGCATTTTTGCTTACTAAAGCAAACAAAATGATAGCTTTATAA
- a CDS encoding transposase — protein sequence MPRLAREKSFDSIYHIMVKSISEVNLYIDEKDKAKYLDFIKKAQDQFEFRVYSYCVMDTHAHFIIDANGADISKIMHFINYKYAMYFNKRHKRHGHLFQDRFKSKIVRDDRYLFALTAYVHYNATDIKGYETNPQDYPFSSLGIFLAEKKDEYELIDDEFILSMFSLKEAAARAIYKDLIFKVKSVVDAQSEEFKNEPTEYRSMRTVLARDISPERIIDIIVKKFNIDKLMLRIKRAKNAKEAKAVLCFVLRKFCDLKCADICRILGNVGQANVSRLCTIGRELVKEEKYRGLIDEILNICA from the coding sequence ATGCCAAGATTGGCACGAGAAAAATCCTTTGACTCTATTTATCACATCATGGTAAAAAGTATTTCCGAGGTAAATCTTTATATTGATGAAAAAGATAAAGCAAAATATTTAGATTTTATAAAAAAAGCTCAGGATCAGTTTGAATTTAGAGTTTACTCCTACTGTGTAATGGATACTCACGCCCATTTTATTATAGACGCTAACGGGGCAGACATATCAAAAATTATGCATTTTATCAACTACAAATATGCTATGTATTTTAACAAAAGGCATAAAAGGCATGGCCACCTTTTCCAAGACAGATTTAAAAGCAAAATTGTAAGGGATGACAGGTACCTCTTTGCCTTAACAGCCTACGTTCACTACAATGCAACGGATATCAAAGGCTATGAAACTAATCCTCAGGATTATCCTTTTTCATCCTTAGGGATATTTTTAGCTGAAAAGAAAGATGAATATGAACTTATTGATGATGAGTTTATTTTATCAATGTTCAGCCTGAAAGAAGCTGCTGCAAGGGCTATTTATAAAGATCTTATATTTAAAGTAAAAAGTGTGGTAGATGCTCAAAGTGAAGAGTTTAAAAATGAGCCTACAGAATATAGAAGCATGAGGACAGTACTTGCAAGGGATATATCCCCTGAGAGGATAATAGATATAATTGTAAAAAAGTTTAACATAGATAAGCTTATGCTAAGGATAAAAAGGGCAAAGAATGCAAAAGAGGCAAAGGCTGTACTTTGCTTTGTTTTAAGGAAGTTTTGCGATTTAAAATGTGCTGATATATGCAGGATTTTAGGGAATGTAGGGCAAGCCAATGTTTCGAGGCTTTGCACAATAGGCAGAGAGCTTGTAAAGGAGGAAAAGTATAGGGGATTGATCGATGAAATTTTAAATATATGTGCATAA
- a CDS encoding MerR family transcriptional regulator — protein MEYTVKKLAKMAGISSRTLRYYDEIGILKPARINSSGYRIYGKDEVDRLQQILFYRELGVSLEEIKEIITSPNFNAINALREHREKLLTKRRQLDLLIDNVDKTIALYEGRITMTDKEKFEGFKQKMIEENEEKYGKEIREKYGDKEVDKSYEKLKNMNKEEYDRVEKLSAAVLDTLKEAMETGDPSCEIAQKAADLHRQWLCFFWDKYTKEAHAGIAQMYVDDERFKAYYDKVKAGAAEFLRDAILIYTGMKK, from the coding sequence ATGGAATATACGGTTAAAAAGCTTGCAAAGATGGCGGGTATTAGCAGCAGGACACTGCGATATTATGATGAAATTGGAATTCTTAAGCCGGCAAGAATCAATTCCTCAGGATATCGCATTTATGGTAAGGATGAAGTTGATAGATTACAGCAGATTCTCTTTTATAGAGAATTAGGTGTAAGCCTTGAAGAAATAAAGGAAATAATAACTTCTCCCAACTTTAATGCCATTAATGCACTTAGAGAACATCGTGAAAAACTCCTGACAAAGCGAAGGCAGTTGGACCTGCTAATTGATAATGTAGATAAAACTATTGCATTATATGAAGGGAGGATTACTATGACTGATAAAGAAAAGTTTGAGGGATTTAAGCAAAAAATGATTGAAGAAAATGAGGAGAAATATGGTAAGGAAATTAGAGAAAAATATGGCGATAAAGAAGTTGATAAGTCCTATGAAAAGTTAAAAAATATGAATAAGGAAGAATATGATAGGGTAGAAAAACTAAGTGCAGCCGTACTTGATACGCTAAAGGAGGCAATGGAAACTGGGGACCCGTCCTGTGAAATTGCACAGAAGGCTGCAGATTTGCATCGCCAGTGGCTGTGCTTCTTTTGGGATAAATATACAAAGGAAGCTCATGCGGGTATTGCTCAAATGTATGTTGATGATGAAAGATTCAAGGCATATTACGACAAAGTAAAGGCGGGAGCAGCTGAATTTTTAAGAGATGCCATTCTTATTTATACAGGGATGAAAAAATAA
- a CDS encoding pseudouridine-5'-phosphate glycosidase, producing the protein MLEKYLVISDEVKEAIDNKNPVVALESTIISHGMPYPQNVETALSVEKIVRENGAVPATIAIIGGKLKAGLSRDEIEYLGKKGREIIKVSRRDIPYIVSKGLDGATTVASTMIIAALSGIKIFATGGIGGVHRGAQETFDISADLQELANTNVAVVCAGAKSILDLGLTLEYLETLGVPVVGYKTDELPAFYTRRSGFKVDYRLDTPKEIANMLRVKWELNLKGGVIIANPIPKEYEMDYDTINKAIEDALEEAKYKGIKGKETTPFLLSKVKDITGGKSLESNIQLVFNNAKLSAQIAVNM; encoded by the coding sequence ATGCTTGAAAAATATTTAGTTATATCCGATGAGGTAAAAGAAGCGATAGATAATAAAAATCCCGTTGTTGCCCTTGAATCAACTATTATTTCCCATGGAATGCCATACCCTCAAAATGTAGAAACTGCGCTTTCCGTTGAGAAAATAGTTAGAGAAAATGGTGCTGTTCCTGCAACTATTGCAATAATAGGAGGAAAACTTAAAGCAGGACTTAGCCGTGATGAGATTGAATATCTTGGGAAAAAGGGAAGAGAAATTATAAAGGTGAGCAGGAGGGACATACCCTATATAGTTTCAAAGGGATTAGATGGAGCTACAACTGTGGCATCAACGATGATAATAGCAGCTCTATCGGGAATAAAGATTTTTGCAACTGGGGGAATAGGGGGCGTTCACAGAGGGGCACAGGAGACCTTTGACATATCAGCAGACCTTCAGGAACTTGCAAATACAAATGTTGCTGTTGTTTGTGCAGGAGCAAAATCTATACTTGATTTAGGATTAACTCTCGAATACCTTGAAACCTTAGGCGTTCCTGTTGTAGGATATAAAACCGATGAGCTTCCTGCATTTTATACAAGAAGAAGCGGATTTAAGGTTGACTATAGATTGGATACGCCAAAGGAAATAGCAAATATGCTAAGGGTAAAATGGGAGCTTAACTTAAAGGGCGGAGTAATAATAGCAAACCCCATACCAAAGGAGTATGAAATGGACTATGATACAATAAATAAAGCCATTGAAGATGCACTAGAAGAAGCGAAGTATAAGGGAATAAAGGGCAAGGAGACAACTCCCTTCCTGCTTTCTAAGGTAAAGGATATAACAGGAGGCAAGAGCCTTGAATCCAATATTCAGCTTGTATTTAACAACGCAAAGCTATCAGCTCAGATTGCTGTGAATATGTAA